A single Curtobacterium sp. MCJR17_020 DNA region contains:
- a CDS encoding serine/threonine-protein kinase has translation MEERVFGGRYRVTGTLGHGGMASVYRAVDEQLGREVAVKVFRIGPVDHGERARAESEIQTLATLRSPALVTLYDAALDDADGDSYLVMELVPGSDLATRLREGPLDPTTAARVGAQVADGLSAVHAQGIVHRDVKPANVLLERDGSHVKLADFGIALLRDASRVTGTGTVMGTAAYLAPEQVLAQEITGKADVYALGLVLLECMTGKTPFPGSAIESATARLTRSPEIDQHLPTAWRTLLHVMTAQDPSERLSAAEAAERLRALGRDEPGAATQLLPGGPGTLTAAGAGAAAGAAAAGAAAAATAPMAAHADDATRVMPASGASRPGGQPGADDATRVMDAQQPNAADDVSTTVLGAQRGAGGPTGGGGGVPPAAPPVRPGSGDDPAKREKRRKGPIITAIVVVVLVLVGIGVAVFALNGDDDGTPAPTDTTSTAPTEQQPSEEEQQPSEEQQPSQEQQQPSQPAEQQPSEPAEQPSEPAEQPSEPAEPSQEPSVGPEPSAPVSNPVQEPQDGADPADGAADTTTDTTTDTSADAGPGNSENAPGQNKG, from the coding sequence ATGGAAGAACGGGTCTTCGGCGGCAGGTACCGCGTCACGGGCACGCTCGGACACGGTGGCATGGCGTCCGTGTACCGCGCGGTCGACGAGCAGCTCGGCCGCGAGGTCGCCGTCAAGGTGTTCCGCATCGGACCGGTCGACCACGGTGAACGCGCCCGAGCCGAGTCGGAGATCCAGACGCTCGCGACACTGCGCAGCCCGGCCCTCGTCACCCTGTACGACGCCGCCCTCGACGACGCCGACGGGGACTCGTACCTCGTCATGGAGCTCGTGCCCGGCAGCGACCTGGCCACCCGGCTGCGCGAAGGACCGCTCGACCCGACGACCGCCGCCCGCGTCGGCGCACAGGTGGCCGACGGGCTGAGCGCCGTGCACGCCCAGGGCATCGTCCACCGCGACGTGAAGCCCGCCAACGTGCTGCTCGAGCGCGACGGCAGCCACGTCAAGCTCGCCGACTTCGGCATCGCCCTGCTCCGTGACGCCTCGCGCGTGACGGGGACGGGCACCGTGATGGGGACGGCCGCGTACCTCGCGCCGGAGCAGGTGCTGGCGCAGGAGATCACCGGCAAGGCCGACGTCTACGCGCTCGGGCTGGTGCTCCTCGAGTGCATGACCGGCAAGACACCGTTCCCGGGCAGCGCCATCGAGTCCGCTACTGCACGACTCACCCGCAGCCCGGAGATCGACCAGCACTTGCCGACGGCCTGGCGCACGCTCCTGCACGTGATGACCGCGCAGGACCCGTCCGAGCGTCTGAGCGCGGCCGAGGCGGCCGAACGACTCCGCGCCCTGGGCCGCGACGAGCCCGGGGCCGCCACACAGCTCCTGCCCGGTGGTCCCGGGACGCTGACGGCAGCCGGTGCCGGCGCGGCAGCCGGAGCAGCCGCGGCCGGTGCGGCCGCCGCAGCCACGGCTCCGATGGCCGCGCACGCGGACGACGCGACCCGCGTGATGCCGGCGAGTGGTGCCTCCCGTCCGGGTGGACAGCCGGGCGCCGACGACGCGACCCGCGTGATGGACGCACAGCAGCCGAACGCTGCGGACGACGTGTCGACCACCGTCCTCGGTGCCCAGCGCGGCGCCGGCGGCCCGACCGGCGGAGGAGGCGGGGTGCCCCCCGCGGCCCCGCCCGTCCGACCGGGCTCCGGCGACGACCCGGCGAAGCGCGAGAAGCGACGCAAGGGACCGATCATCACGGCGATCGTCGTGGTCGTCCTGGTGCTGGTCGGCATCGGGGTCGCGGTGTTCGCGCTGAACGGCGACGACGACGGCACACCGGCGCCGACGGACACGACCTCGACCGCACCGACCGAGCAGCAGCCCAGCGAGGAAGAACAGCAGCCGAGCGAGGAGCAGCAGCCGAGCCAGGAGCAGCAGCAGCCGAGTCAGCCGGCCGAGCAGCAGCCCTCCGAGCCGGCGGAGCAGCCGTCCGAGCCGGCCGAGCAGCCGAGTGAGCCCGCCGAGCCCAGCCAGGAACCGTCCGTCGGTCCGGAGCCGAGCGCGCCGGTCTCGAACCCGGTGCAGGAGCCGCAGGACGGCGCCGACCCAGCCGACGGCGCGGCCGACACGACGACCGACACGACGACCGACACCTCAGCGGACGCCGGTCCGGGCAACTCGGAGAACGCGCCCGGGCAGAACAAGGGCTGA